ATTAGAAGACACACATGGTCTTACTGAAGATCAAATGGTCGACTTCTTATTCTCAGCTTCAATTTGCGGCCGTGTTGTTGCAAACAACGCAAGTGTTGCAGGCGCAACAGGTGGTTGCCAAGCTGAAGTTGGTTCAGCATCAGCGATTGCAGCAGCATCAGCTGTTCAAATTTTCGGAGGCTCACCAGAAGCTTCTGGTCATGCATTAGCAATTTCATTAAGTAACTTGCTTGGACTTGTATGTGACCCGGTAGCCGGTTTAGTTGAAATCCCATGTGTTATGCGTAATGCAATCGGTTCAGGCAACGCATTGATTTCTGCTGACTTAGCATTAGCAGGTGTAGAAAGCAGAATTCCAGTTGATGAAGTTATCGAAGCAATGGGCAAAATCGGCCGCAACTTACCAGCAGAATTACGTGAAACTGGTTTAGGCGGATTAGCAGGTACTCCAACTGGCGAAGCTATTAAACGTAAAATCTTTGGCGATGCTGAAGTTAAATCATAAAACGATGTATTCAATTTGATACAAGCTATTCAAAGAACTGAGACATTATTTTGTCTTGGTTCTTTTTTTGTATTCTAGAAAGAATTATCAAATATTTCAAATAATTCGTAAAAATTGATTGAAAATTGTGACATTAATGGGTAAACTAGTCAAAAGGGGTTGATGAGATATGATACTTAGATTAGTTTTAATTTTAATTGCTTTTGTTGCAAACACTACACTGACTTATTATTTGGTAGATTTTGGGGAAGTTGTACAAAACTTTTTGAAATCAATGTCTATCAGTATGATTCTCGTCTTTATTTTTTACTACGCAAAGTTAATGATTGAATTAAAAAGGGAATAATAAAATAACAAATACAAAATGAGATGGCTTGGGGAAGCATCTCATTTTATTTTGCTTAAAAAAAGAAAGGATGATTGAATATGTCTACACTAGTGATTATTGCACATCCAGAGATACAGTCTGCCCATGTCAATCAAACGTGGAAAGAAACCTTGCAGTCGCGCTCGGACTTAGTTACAGTTCATGATTTATATG
Above is a genomic segment from Staphylococcus piscifermentans containing:
- the sdaAA gene encoding L-serine ammonia-lyase, iron-sulfur-dependent, subunit alpha encodes the protein MFDTIQEIIDYSNKHDMSFAEIMIQDEMERSGQSREEVREQMKQNLEVMRDAVKKGTTGEGVKSVTGYTGQDAIKIKNYNENNHSLSGNEMMQAVMGAVATNEVNAAMGIICATPTAGSSGTIPGTLFKLEDTHGLTEDQMVDFLFSASICGRVVANNASVAGATGGCQAEVGSASAIAAASAVQIFGGSPEASGHALAISLSNLLGLVCDPVAGLVEIPCVMRNAIGSGNALISADLALAGVESRIPVDEVIEAMGKIGRNLPAELRETGLGGLAGTPTGEAIKRKIFGDAEVKS